From the genome of Halomonas sp. MCCC 1A13316, one region includes:
- a CDS encoding TRAP transporter large permease produces the protein MNPDLWMILAFAGLLIAGVPVAFSLALAGAVGIVAGLSPAMLATLGTNTYNSIAKYPLIAIPLFITTGLIFERAGVALRLVRFAQALIGPRHGGLALVAVLVCMIMGGMSGSGPADAAAVAMVMLPSMTKAGYPKPFSATLIAASASTAILIPPSVALILYSIVVPGVDLRALFAAGLFPGVLAGLALLVPALLVSRRYGWEGGAQVEGAERLEVGETFKQALPALFAPVLILGGLRSGLFTPTEAAVVAVAYGALVGLFLTREIGLRDLWGLLGEAAVISGVVMLIIALAGIFAWAGTMLGTFRHLAEWVIGLSDNGGVLLVLVMLAVLLAGMVLDAISIYLIMMPILIPVMQHFGWNPVWFGILLAMNIAIGQFTPPVAVNLMVTTEIARIRLEQTLGWALLFVLAMASALALVALFPEIALWLPRVLGYNV, from the coding sequence ATGAACCCTGATCTGTGGATGATCCTGGCTTTCGCCGGGTTGTTGATCGCCGGCGTGCCGGTGGCTTTCTCGCTGGCGCTGGCCGGGGCGGTGGGTATCGTGGCGGGTCTCTCGCCGGCGATGCTGGCCACGCTCGGCACCAACACCTACAACAGCATTGCCAAATATCCACTGATCGCCATTCCGCTGTTCATCACGACCGGGTTGATCTTCGAACGCGCAGGGGTGGCGCTGCGCCTGGTGCGCTTCGCCCAGGCGCTGATCGGGCCTCGGCACGGCGGCCTGGCACTGGTGGCGGTGCTGGTGTGCATGATCATGGGCGGCATGAGCGGTTCCGGCCCGGCGGATGCCGCGGCGGTGGCCATGGTGATGCTGCCGAGCATGACCAAGGCGGGCTATCCCAAACCCTTCTCGGCCACGCTGATAGCCGCCTCAGCCTCCACGGCGATCCTTATTCCGCCGTCGGTGGCGCTGATCCTCTATTCCATCGTGGTGCCCGGGGTCGATCTGCGGGCGCTGTTCGCCGCAGGGCTCTTTCCCGGCGTGTTGGCCGGCCTGGCGCTGCTGGTGCCGGCGTTGCTGGTGTCCCGACGCTACGGCTGGGAGGGTGGAGCTCAAGTGGAGGGCGCCGAGCGGCTTGAGGTGGGCGAAACCTTCAAGCAGGCGCTGCCGGCGCTGTTCGCCCCGGTGCTGATCCTTGGCGGGTTGCGCTCGGGACTGTTCACGCCCACCGAGGCGGCAGTGGTGGCGGTAGCCTATGGCGCCCTGGTAGGCCTGTTCCTGACGCGCGAGATTGGTCTGCGTGACCTATGGGGCCTGCTCGGCGAGGCGGCGGTGATCTCCGGTGTGGTGATGCTGATCATCGCCCTGGCCGGTATCTTCGCCTGGGCCGGCACCATGCTCGGCACCTTCCGTCACTTGGCGGAGTGGGTCATTGGCCTGTCCGACAACGGAGGGGTGCTGCTGGTCCTCGTCATGCTGGCGGTGCTGCTGGCTGGGATGGTGCTCGATGCCATCTCGATCTACCTGATCATGATGCCGATTCTGATCCCGGTGATGCAGCATTTCGGCTGGAATCCGGTGTGGTTCGGTATCCTGCTGGCGATGAACATCGCCATCGGACAGTTCACGCCACCAGTGGCGGTCAACCTGATGGTGACTACCGAGATCGCCAGGATCCGCCTGGAACAGACCCTGGGCTGGGCGCTGCTGTTCGTGCTGGCCATGGCTAGCGCCCTGGCCCTGGTGGCGCTCTTCCCGGAGATAGCCCTGTGGTTGCCGCGCGTACTCGGCTACAACGTCTAG
- a CDS encoding macro domain-containing protein, whose protein sequence is MPTQLECRQGDIANQPDMDAVVNAANAELRPGGGVAGALHRAAGPELDRACRPLAPIEPGQAVITEAFGLPNRHVIHCLGPVYGRDKPEAELLAACYRNALSLAEQQGISSLAFPALSAGAFGYPLEEATRIALTTVSETLPQCTGIERVRFVLFDAASTEVFQRTLDSLG, encoded by the coding sequence ATGCCAACCCAACTGGAGTGCCGCCAGGGCGATATCGCCAATCAGCCTGACATGGATGCGGTGGTCAATGCCGCCAACGCAGAACTGCGCCCAGGTGGTGGCGTGGCCGGCGCCCTGCATCGAGCAGCCGGGCCGGAGCTCGACCGTGCCTGCCGTCCCCTGGCGCCGATCGAACCCGGCCAGGCCGTGATCACCGAGGCCTTCGGCCTGCCCAATCGTCATGTGATCCACTGCCTGGGGCCGGTCTATGGCCGCGACAAGCCGGAAGCGGAACTGCTGGCCGCCTGCTATCGCAACGCCCTGTCGCTGGCCGAGCAGCAGGGAATATCCAGCCTGGCTTTCCCTGCTCTCTCGGCTGGCGCCTTCGGCTACCCTCTCGAGGAAGCGACTCGGATCGCACTCACCACGGTGAGCGAGACGCTGCCCCAATGCACCGGCATCGAACGGGTGCGTTTCGTGCTGTTCGATGCCGCCAGCACCGAGGTTTTCCAGCGCACCTTGGACTCACTCGGCTAG